One part of the Vitis riparia cultivar Riparia Gloire de Montpellier isolate 1030 chromosome 8, EGFV_Vit.rip_1.0, whole genome shotgun sequence genome encodes these proteins:
- the LOC117921166 gene encoding transcription factor E2FA isoform X2, translated as MSGPRAPTRSAPPPPSSGQILRPMKRHLPFTSTKPPFVPPDDYHRFSSADAHGVANHEPEGIVVKSPQLKRKSAMDENEVGSSEWTASPGYADAGNSPFRTPVSGKGGRIYSKSKVSKGNVCGPQTPVSNAGSPSTLTPAGNCRYDSSLGLLTKKFINLIKHAEDGILDLNKAAETLEVQKRRIYDITNVLEGIGLIEKKLKNRIRWKGLDVSRPGEVDDDVTILQAEVENLSLEERRLDDHIREMQEKLRDLSEDENNQKWLFVTEDDIKGLPCFQNETLIAIKAPHGTTLEVPDPDEAVDYPQRRYRIVLRSTMGPIDVYLVSQFEEKFEEMNGTQPPLSFPLASSSGSNENPSTEVVIADSSGKELEPQDGYQMCSDLTASQEFIGGIMKIVPDVDSDADYWLRSDAEVSITDMWKTDSYVEWNGVDMLNAEFGMADVSTPLPQTPPSGLAEGPSTAVNPTHR; from the exons ATGTCTGGACCTCGAGCTCCCACCCGCTCCGCGCCTCCGCCGCCTTCCTCTGGTCAGATCCTGCGGCCGATGAAGCGTCACCTCCCCTTCACGTCTACCAAGCCGCCGTTCGTCCCTCCTGACGATTACCACCGGTTTTCGTCTGCCGATGCTCACGGGGTTGCCAATCACGAACCTGAAGGCATTGTCGTCAAGTCCCCT CAATTGAAGCGGAAAAGTGcaatggatgaaaatgaagtCGGATCTAGTGAATGGACTGCCAGTCCTGGATATGCTGATGCAGGTAACAGTCCCTTTCGAACTCCTGTTTCTGGAAAAGGGGGAAGGATATACAGCAAGTCAAAGGTCTCAAAGGGCAATGTATGTGGACCTCAGACCCCTGTGTCAAATGCTG GTTCCCCTTCTACTCTTACTCCAGCTGGCAACTGCCGCTATGACAGTTCGCTAG GTCTTTTAACAAAAAAGTTCATCAATTTGATCAAGCATGCAGAAGATGGTATTCTTGACCTAAACAAAGCTGCTGAGACTTTGGAG GTTCAGAAGAGGCGGATATATGACATAACAAATGTTCTGGAAGGAATTGGTCTCATTGAAAAGAAGCTCAAGAACAGGATCCGCTGGAA GGGGCTTGATGTTTCAAGGCCAGGGGAGGTTGATGATGATGTCACCATTTTACAG GCAGAAGTTGAAAACCTTTCCCTGGAAGAACGCAGATTAGATGATCACATCAG GGAAATGCAGGAAAAGTTGAGGGATTTGAGCGAAGATGAAAACAATCAAAA GTGGCTTTTTGTGACTGAAGATGACATCAAGGGCCTACCCTGCTTTCAG AATGAGACCCTTATAGCAATTAAAGCTCCACATGGGACCACTCTGGAAGTTCCAGATCCTGATGAG GCTGTTGACTATCCACAGAGAAGATATCGTATAGTCCTTAGAAGCACAATGGGTCCAATCGATGTCTACCTTGTCAG tcaatttgaggaaaaatttgaGGAGATGAATGGGACTCAGCCTCCTTTGAGCTTTCCTCTTGCATCAAGTTCAGGGTCTAATGAGAACCCATCAACAGAGGTCGTCATTGCTGATAGCAGTGGGAAGGAACTTGAACCTCAAGATGGTTATCAAATGTGTTCTGATCTTACTGCATCACAGGAGTTTATCGGAGGAATCATGAAGATCGTTCCTGATGTTGAT AGTGATGCTGATTACTGGCTTCGATCAGATGCAGAAGTTAGCATTACAGATATGTGGAAGACAGACT CGTATGTTGAATGGAATGGAGTGGATATGCTTAATGCAGAGTTTGGAATGGCTGATGTCAGTACTCCACTGCctcaaacacctccatctggcCTTGCCGAGGGGCCGTCTACTGCTGTTAACCCTACACATAGGTGA
- the LOC117921166 gene encoding transcription factor E2FA isoform X1 gives MSGPRAPTRSAPPPPSSGQILRPMKRHLPFTSTKPPFVPPDDYHRFSSADAHGVANHEPEGIVVKSPQLKRKSAMDENEVGSSEWTASPGYADAGNSPFRTPVSGKGGRIYSKSKVSKGNVCGPQTPVSNAGSPSTLTPAGNCRYDSSLGLLTKKFINLIKHAEDGILDLNKAAETLEVQKRRIYDITNVLEGIGLIEKKLKNRIRWKGLDVSRPGEVDDDVTILQAEVENLSLEERRLDDHIREMQEKLRDLSEDENNQKWLFVTEDDIKGLPCFQQNETLIAIKAPHGTTLEVPDPDEAVDYPQRRYRIVLRSTMGPIDVYLVSQFEEKFEEMNGTQPPLSFPLASSSGSNENPSTEVVIADSSGKELEPQDGYQMCSDLTASQEFIGGIMKIVPDVDSDADYWLRSDAEVSITDMWKTDSYVEWNGVDMLNAEFGMADVSTPLPQTPPSGLAEGPSTAVNPTHR, from the exons ATGTCTGGACCTCGAGCTCCCACCCGCTCCGCGCCTCCGCCGCCTTCCTCTGGTCAGATCCTGCGGCCGATGAAGCGTCACCTCCCCTTCACGTCTACCAAGCCGCCGTTCGTCCCTCCTGACGATTACCACCGGTTTTCGTCTGCCGATGCTCACGGGGTTGCCAATCACGAACCTGAAGGCATTGTCGTCAAGTCCCCT CAATTGAAGCGGAAAAGTGcaatggatgaaaatgaagtCGGATCTAGTGAATGGACTGCCAGTCCTGGATATGCTGATGCAGGTAACAGTCCCTTTCGAACTCCTGTTTCTGGAAAAGGGGGAAGGATATACAGCAAGTCAAAGGTCTCAAAGGGCAATGTATGTGGACCTCAGACCCCTGTGTCAAATGCTG GTTCCCCTTCTACTCTTACTCCAGCTGGCAACTGCCGCTATGACAGTTCGCTAG GTCTTTTAACAAAAAAGTTCATCAATTTGATCAAGCATGCAGAAGATGGTATTCTTGACCTAAACAAAGCTGCTGAGACTTTGGAG GTTCAGAAGAGGCGGATATATGACATAACAAATGTTCTGGAAGGAATTGGTCTCATTGAAAAGAAGCTCAAGAACAGGATCCGCTGGAA GGGGCTTGATGTTTCAAGGCCAGGGGAGGTTGATGATGATGTCACCATTTTACAG GCAGAAGTTGAAAACCTTTCCCTGGAAGAACGCAGATTAGATGATCACATCAG GGAAATGCAGGAAAAGTTGAGGGATTTGAGCGAAGATGAAAACAATCAAAA GTGGCTTTTTGTGACTGAAGATGACATCAAGGGCCTACCCTGCTTTCAG CAGAATGAGACCCTTATAGCAATTAAAGCTCCACATGGGACCACTCTGGAAGTTCCAGATCCTGATGAG GCTGTTGACTATCCACAGAGAAGATATCGTATAGTCCTTAGAAGCACAATGGGTCCAATCGATGTCTACCTTGTCAG tcaatttgaggaaaaatttgaGGAGATGAATGGGACTCAGCCTCCTTTGAGCTTTCCTCTTGCATCAAGTTCAGGGTCTAATGAGAACCCATCAACAGAGGTCGTCATTGCTGATAGCAGTGGGAAGGAACTTGAACCTCAAGATGGTTATCAAATGTGTTCTGATCTTACTGCATCACAGGAGTTTATCGGAGGAATCATGAAGATCGTTCCTGATGTTGAT AGTGATGCTGATTACTGGCTTCGATCAGATGCAGAAGTTAGCATTACAGATATGTGGAAGACAGACT CGTATGTTGAATGGAATGGAGTGGATATGCTTAATGCAGAGTTTGGAATGGCTGATGTCAGTACTCCACTGCctcaaacacctccatctggcCTTGCCGAGGGGCCGTCTACTGCTGTTAACCCTACACATAGGTGA
- the LOC117921304 gene encoding uncharacterized protein LOC117921304 translates to MVDDSASISHPPPSSNLRRRNSIGTAAIPTKLTLPSKAHYSSSFPRPNGVRVSSSTSSSSPQSSFPNVDFELISLKSLAYTSLKDLLPSTSAAQSPTAAGTGSGSCYEISIRNRLVKQAAWAYLQPMSASPGSSGSRLFDRMLLGFSMECLRNRVSTCLGFINRHIFSAIIRAFDRILRMIGVR, encoded by the coding sequence ATGGTGGACGACTCCGCCTCCATCTCCCACCCGCCGCCCTCTTCCAATCTTCGCCGTAGAAACTCCATCGGCACAGCTGCTATCCCCACAAAGCTCACCCTCCCATCAAAGGCCCACTACAGCTCCAGCTTTCCACGCCCAAACGGCGTCCGCGTTTCATCCTCAACGTCGTCATCGTCCCCCCAATCCTCCTTCCCCAATGTCGATTTCGAGCTCATCTCCCTCAAATCCCTCGCCTACACTTCCCTCAAGGACCTCCTGCCCTCAACCTCCGCCGCCCAGTCTCCGACGGCTGCCGGCACCGGTTCCGGCTCCTGCTATGAGATCTCCATTCGCAACCGTCTCGTCAAGCAAGCCGCCTGGGCCTATCTTCAACCTATGTCTGCTTCTCCGGGATCATCCGGCAGCCGGCTCTTTGACCGCATGTTGCTCGGATTCTCCATGGAGTGCTTAAGGAATCGGGTCAGTACTTGTCTTGGATTCATCAACCGCCACATTTTTTCCGCTATAATCCGTGCTTTTGATCGGATTCTACGAATGATTGGGGTCCGATGA
- the LOC117921303 gene encoding HVA22-like protein j, with amino-acid sequence MLGDFITRSLLMLLGYAYPAFECYKIVEKNKVEIEELRFWCQYWIIVAMLTVTERFADIFISWLPMYGEMKLAFIIYLWYPKTKGTGYVYEVLLRPYVAKHETDIDRKLLELRARVWDLAIFYWQHCAKFGQTTFVQMLQFLAAQSARMPSHGGSEKEVEEGKSTRQDSKKSAQATPTTTINHDISQPSIPKHVQMQAENGFITSPDSKAGPEGDGENQLHAVRLRLRRSNSRPDQ; translated from the exons ATGTTGGGAGATTTCATCACCAGAAGTCTTTT GATGCTTCTTGGATATGCATATCCTGCATTTGAGTGCTACAAAATCGTGGAGAAGAACAAGGTTGAAATCGAAGAACTCCGCTTCTGGTGTCAATACTG GATCATTGTGGCAATGCTGACTGTCACAGAGAGGTTTGCTGACATTTTTATTTCATG GTTGCCCATGTATGGCGAGATGAAGTTGGCATTCATCATCTACTTGTGGTACCCCAAGACAAAG GGAACAGGGTATGTGTATGAAGTGTTGTTGCGGCCTTATGTAGCAAAGCATGAGACGGACATAGATAGGAAGCTATTGGAATTGAGGGCCAGGGTGTGGGACTTGGCCATCTTTTATTGGCAACACTGCGCCAAGTTCGGACAGACTACGTTCGTCCAAATGCTCCAGTTCTTGGCTGCCCAGTCTGCTAGGATGCCGTCACACGGTGGCTCTGAG AAGGAAGTAGAAGAAGGAAAGTCCACACGCCAAGACAGCAAGAAGAGCGCACAAGCTACCCCAACTACCACTATCAATCACGATATTTCTCAACCTTCTATCCCCAAACACGTACAAATGCAGGCAGAGAATGGCTTCATCACCAGTCCGGATTCTAAAGCCGGCCCAGAGGGAGATGGCGAAAATCAGCTACATGCGGTTCGCCTGAGACTCAGGCGCTCAAACTCAAGACCGGATCAGTGA
- the LOC117920744 gene encoding 2-Cys peroxiredoxin BAS1, chloroplastic-like has product MACSAPSTPTALLSSNPRAFPSKSLSTVASFSKPLSPQTLTIPNSFNPLRKPFQSPVPRSISSRGSHARRSLVVRASEAPLVGNKAPDFEAEAVFDQEFIKVTLSEYIGKKYVILFFYPLDFTFVCPTEITAFSDRYEEFEKLNTEILGVSIDSVFSHLAWVQTDRKSGGLGDLKYPLVSDVTKSISKSYDVLIPDQGVALRGLFIIDKEGIIQHATINNLAIGRSVDETMRTLQALQYVQENPDEVCPAGWKPGEKSMKPDPKLSKEYFAAI; this is encoded by the exons ATGGCCTGCTCAGCTCCTTCAACCCCTACCGCTCTCCTCTCTTCCAACCCCAGGGCTTTTCCTTCCAAATCCCTATCTACCGTGGCTTCATTTTCCAAGCCCCTCTCTCCCCAAACCCTAACCATCCCCAATTCCTTCAATCCTCTGCGCAAGCCCTTTCAATCTCCGGTCCCCCGCTCCATTTCCTCCCGTGGCTCTCACGCCAGACGTAGCCTCGTTGTCAGGGCT AGTGAAGCTCCACTGGTTGGGAATAAGGCACCGGATTTTGAGGCAGAAGCTGTTTTTGATCAGGAGTTCATCAAG GTTACACTTTCAGAGTATATTGGGAAGAAATATGTGATTCTCTTTTTCTACCCACTGGACTTCACATTTGTTTGTCCTACAG AGATCACTGCTTTCAGTGACCGCTATGAAGAGTTTGAGAAGTTAAACACAGAAATATTGGGTGTTTCTATTGACAGTGTG TTCTCGCACCTTGCATGGGTCCAAACAGATAGAAAGTCAGGTGGCCTTGGTGATCTCAAGTATCCCCTGGTCTCTGATGTCACtaagtcaatttcaaaatcttatgaTGTGCTGATTCCAGATCAG GGAGTTGCACTCAGGGGGCTTTTCATTATTGACAAGGAAGGAATTATTCAGCACGCCACTATCAACAATCTTGCCATTGGGCGGAGCGTTGATGAGACAATGAGAACACTCCAG GCATTACAGTATGTGCAAGAGAACCCAGATGAAGTTTGCCCAGCTGGGTGGAAGCCTGGAGAGAAGTCCATGAAGCCAGATCCCAAGCTCAGCAAGGAATATTTTGCAGCAATATAA
- the LOC117919811 gene encoding transcription termination factor MTEF1, chloroplastic → MQETLHLSSKHSSFPKSHVLHSHHDFSTLSRPRIIHFPTLSSKTSITIPPKPSKSPELPSISPPSSPDPPDPHSQFEEKMLYLDSIGLDLFSLINDHPPIVCASLDNIKSTVDFMYSMGFTALEFCRICGMCPEILNSRVSDIVPVFTFLLREARVDGSDLRRVVNRRPRLLACNVKNRLRPTLYFLQSIGISEVNKHTNLLSCSVEEKLIPRIDYLEKIGFSKRDAVSMVRRFPQLFNHSIKDNLEPKFNYFVVEMGRELRELKEFPQYFSFSLESRIKPRHQCCVEKGVCFPLPIMLKTTEAKFHGRLEVCCNSSGPLRTSPLWCTNCDVNSK, encoded by the coding sequence ATGCAAGAAACCCTCCACCTTTCCTCCAAACACAGCTCCTTTCCCAAATCCCATGTTCTCCATTCCCACCATGATTTTTCTACACTTTCCCGCCCCAGAATCATCCACTTCCCCACCCTTTCCTCAAAAACTTCAATCACCATCCCACCCAAACCCTCCAAATCCCCAGAACTCCCTTCCATATCCCCACCTTCCTCTCCCGACCCTCCCGACCCTCACTCCCAATTCGAAGAAAAAATGCTCTACCTCGACTCCATCGGCCTCGATCTCTTCTCTCTCATCAACGACCATCCTCCCATCGTCTGCGCATCCCTCGACAACATCAAATCCACTGTTGATTTCATGTACTCCATGGGCTTTACCGCGCTAGAGTTCTGCCGCATCTGCGGCATGTGCCCGGAGATTCTCAACTCCCGCGTTTCGGACATCGTTCCCGTTTTCACCTTTCTCCTCCGCGAAGCCCGAGTGGACGGCTCCGATTTGCGCCGCGTGGTTAACCGGCGCCCCAGATTGCTCGCTTGTAATGTCAAGAACCGCCTGCGCCCCACCCTCTATTTCCTCCAGAGCATAGGCATTTCAGAGGTAAACAAACACACCAATTTGTTATCATGCAGCGTTGAAGAAAAGCTGATACCCAGAATTGATTACTTagaaaaaattgggttttcgaAACGGGACGCAGTTTCCATGGTCCGGAGGTTTCCCCAACTATTCAACCACAGTATTAAAGATAATTTGGAGCCCAAATTCAATTACTTCGTGGTGGAAATGGGTAGGGAACTGAGAGAGCTGAAGGAGTTCCCACAGTACTTCTCATTTAGTTTGGAGAGTAGGATAAAGCCTAGGCACCAGTGTTGTGTGGAAAAAGGGGTGTGCTTTCCTCTCCCTATAATGTTAAAGACCACTGAAGCCAAGTTTCATGGTCGATTGGAGGTATGTTGTAATTCTTCGGGGCCTTTGAGAACTTCTCCTCTGTGGTGTACAAATTGTGATGTTAATTCAAAATAG